The Astyanax mexicanus isolate ESR-SI-001 chromosome 24, AstMex3_surface, whole genome shotgun sequence genome has a segment encoding these proteins:
- the LOC103040757 gene encoding telomeric repeat-binding factor 2-interacting protein 1 — MAAVKKESSDPSPVLFLNTKGEPMRFFIRPGPTKMQLQPLIQDCGGVVCRTQEPNAILLAEPGEVSAATDGAGQFYISTQYIRDCVTQNQQLDMKTYRLSSQINPAIQTRSASRKQRGSGRMGYSLEDDTAILDFITHRRQEAKGNRVWQEMERKLVTSHSWQSMKYRYLKHLQFKQTNKSPEKRKKSLNFKESFSSEENTIQSSPQKKKQKTTQIASSSDSEATDAQGSRTAEGTSADQSELELEPVQNSASPLRPDLEGEIQPCAQSDGNETEVSGDKPDLGSSHEEEKQKQQQQKCKVSSAERAGMDEDGAGEGTSEGPKIQQTTPREIRQKSPSSKLHGRKLGILERAAREFEDSQMTDDGESQEGRPLSRASSDNSDTDEGQITAARERAVREQQANAEQNMNTEQSAAETQSSRPTPGPGDDAAAGPSSTAVPVTSNAHNFIFDQDSQEDLSPSSQRQPVPQDFLQAKEHVVKLMQDCKKDLMEVMKALLKASGDVTLARSYLLNGYKAEVHGPIWTRHDDEVLLSAGSSELDQLREKFGEDRVLKRAEFLKAR; from the exons ATGGCAGCTGTTAAAAAGGAATCTTCAGACCCATCGCCAGTTTTATTCCTAAATACCAAAGGTGAGCCCATGCGCTTCTTTATCAGACCTGGTCCAACCAAAATGCAGCTCCAGCCTTTAATACAGGACTGCGGAGGTGTCGTTTGTCGCACTCAGGAGCCTAACGCCATCCTGCTGGCAGAACCTGGAGAGGTCAGTGCCGCTACGGACGGTGCCGGACAGTTCTACATTTCCACTCAGTACATCCGCGACTGCGTGACACAGAATCAGCAGCTGGATATGAAAACCTACAGACTCAGCAGTCAAATCAATCCGGCTATTCAGACCAGATCAGCCTCACGCAAGCAGAGAGGCTCCGGGAGAATGGGCTACTCTCTTGAAGACGACACGGCCATATTGGATTTCATTACCCATCGACGCCAAGAAGCCAAGGGCAACCGGGTGTGGCAGGAGATGGAGCGGAAACTCGTCACCTCTCACAGCTGGCAGTCCATGAAGTATAGATATCTGAAGCACCTGCAGTTTAAACAGACGAATAAAAGCCCTGAGAAAAGAAAGAAGTCTCTGAACTTTAAGGAAAGTTTCTCGTCTGAGGAGAACACCATCCAGAGTTCTCctcagaaaaagaagcagaagacgACACAGATTGCTTCGTCTTCTGATTCGGAGGCCACTGATGCTCAGGGCAGCAGGACTGCTGAGGGAACATCAGCAGACCAATCAGAACTTGAACTTGAGCCAGTGCAGAACAGTGCGTCCCCTCTGCGTCCAGATTTAGAAGGAGAGATCCAGCCGTGTGCACAGAGTGATGGTAATGAGACTGAAGTTAGTGGAGATAAACCAGATCTAGGATCATCACACGAGGAGgagaagcagaagcagcagcagcagaagtgcaAAGTTTCATCAGCTGAAAGAGCTGGAATGGACGAGGATGGTGCTGGTGAGGGGACGTCAGAAG gaccaaaaattcAGCAGACTACTCCCAGAGAGATCAGGCAGAAAAGTCCCTCCTCTAAACTGCATGGAAGGAAGCTTGGCATACTTGAGAGAGCTGCCAGAGAATTTGAGGACTCTCAAATG ACTGATGATGGTGAAAGTCAAGAAGGTCGACCTCTGAGTCGAGCATCATCTGATAACTCAGATACAGATGAAGGTCAGATCACGGCGGCTCGTGAGAGAGCGGTGAGGGAACAGCAGGCTAACGCTGAACAGAACATGAACACAGAACAGAGCGCAGCAGAGACCCAGAGCAGCAGACCGACCCCGGGGCCCGGGGACGATGCTGCAGCAGGTccgagcagcactgctgtgcctgtgACCTCCAACGCACACAACTTCATATTCGACCAGGACTCCCAGGAGGACCTGAGCCCGAGTTCTCAGAGGCAGCCTGTTCCTCAGGACTTCCTGCAGGCGAAGGAGCACGTGGTGAAGCTGATGCAGGACTGTAAGAAAGACTTGATGGAGGTGATGAAGGCTCTACTGAAGGCCAGCGGTGATGTGACGCTAGCACGATCGTATCTGCTAAACGGCTACAAAGCTGAAGTTCACGGACCCATCTGGACCAGGCATGATGATGAAGTCCTGCtttcagctggttcttctgagcTGGATCAGCTGCGTGAGAAGTTCGGAGAGGACAGAGTGTTGAAGCGAGCAGAATTCCTAAAGGCACGGTGA